The window CTTGCCGGAGGGTGGTGTTATGGTGATGGGGGATACGGTGGTGTTTGAGGATGAAATCACCCCGGCCATGGACGCCGCCTTTGCCCACGGCCTGGACATCACCGCGCTGCACAACCATTTCGTGTTCGACCGTCCGCCGGTTTACTTTATGCACATCGGCGGCCATGGACGAAACGCCGAGTCACTCGCCGAAGGCGTCAAGGCCATGTGGGATGCCATTAAACAAGTGCGTAAAAAGCATCCCGTACCGCAAGAACGATTTCCGGGTGATGTGCCCGATATCACCGGCAAATACAACACCAAGACGTTGGAAAAGATTCTGGATGCCGAGGGCAGCCTTAACGGGCAGGTGCTGAAATTCACGTTCGGGCGCAGCGCCAGAATGCACGGTGTGGAATTTGGCGCATCCATGGGCCTGTCCACCTGGGCCGCCTTCTCCGGGAATGAGAAGCAGGCGGTCGTCGATGGGGATTTTGCCATGACCGCGGACGAGATCCAGCCGGTGATGCGGGCGCTGCGTCAGGCGGGCATCCACATCGTGGCGCTGCACAACCATATGACCGGTGAAACGCCTTCCTACTATTTCCTGCATTATTGGGGCAAGGGCAAGCCCGAGGATCTGGCGAAAGCGATACGGGCAGCGCTGGAGACGCAAAGATGAATTGAGAGTGGGATTC of the Litoribrevibacter albus genome contains:
- a CDS encoding DUF1259 domain-containing protein, producing the protein MADDSGRLDDKAIGQAAGTQATAKPDGVVRIGWKRDDVPVTVDGMKFPPPAGLGSWAAFKALPEGGVMVMGDTVVFEDEITPAMDAAFAHGLDITALHNHFVFDRPPVYFMHIGGHGRNAESLAEGVKAMWDAIKQVRKKHPVPQERFPGDVPDITGKYNTKTLEKILDAEGSLNGQVLKFTFGRSARMHGVEFGASMGLSTWAAFSGNEKQAVVDGDFAMTADEIQPVMRALRQAGIHIVALHNHMTGETPSYYFLHYWGKGKPEDLAKAIRAALETQR